Genomic DNA from Desulfuribacillus alkaliarsenatis:
CATTAAACCATCCGCGTTCAGTATACCAAATCATGAAAAATCACTATTCTCGCTATACTTTAGAGAAGACTGCTGCAGCAGCGGGTGCTCCAGTTGATAAGCTTGAGCAGGTTTATGAGCTATTTACATCTACAGGAGAAACTGGTAAAGCAGGTTCAATTCTTTATGCTATGGGTCAAACACAGTTTACTTCAGGGGCACAAAACGTACGTGCACTTGGTTTGATTCAGTTATTATTAGGTAACTTAGGAATTCCAGGCGGAGGAACACAGGCACTTCGTGGTCACTCAAACGTACAGGGTTCAACAGACATGGCGTGCCTATTCCATATTTTACCTGGATATCTTCCAGCTCCTAATGAGAGCTTAGCGACGTTAGAAGCATATAATGCAACAACTCCTGCGGCACCTGCATGGTGGTCGAACCGTCCTAAATACATTGCTAGTTTATTAAAGGCATGGTGGGGTGACTCAGCACAAGCAGATAATGACTTCCATTATGGATGGCTGCCAAAAGGTAAAGCTGGGAAAGATTATTCGCATATTTCAGTGTTTGAAGGTATGCATGCTGAAGAAGTTAAAGGGCTTATCAGCTGGGGTCAAAACCCTGTAGTTGCAGGACCTCACTACAACTTCAGTACAAAAGCAATGGAAAACCTTGATTGGTTAGTTGTTTTAGATCCATTTGAGAATGAAACAGCGGCATTCTGGAAGCGTCCAGGTGCAAACCCTAGAGACATCCAAACAGAGGTATTCCTATTACCTCCAACTACCTTCTTAGAGAAGGAAGGTTCAGTAACTCACAGTGGACGTCTAATGCAGTATCGTTGGAAGGCTGTTGAAGGACCTGGTGATGTTAAGCAAGAATCTTACATTCTTGATCGCTTAGCTAAGCGCTTAAAAGCTTTATATGCTAGTAGTACAAGACCAGAAGATGAGCCAATTAAAGCGTTTACTTGGAATTATCCTGACCCAGCAGTAGATCATAGAGCATTTATTGATGCTGTTACTAGAGAAATTAGTGGTAGAAATCTAACTACTGGTTTACAGGTTAACCTGTTTACAGAACTACAAGATGATGGTACAACAGATTGTGGTAACTGGATTTACTCTGGTTGCTATACTGAAGCTCTTGGAAACCGCTCGCAAAGACGTGGAGTAGATGATCCAGGAGGCTGGGGTGCATACCTTGATTGGGGATTTGCATGGCCAGCAAACCGTCGTATTCTTTACAACCGTGCATCAGTTGATCCAAACGGTAGACCATGGTCAGAAGATCGTGAATACATGAGATGGAGTGCAAGCACTGGCTGGAGTGGATATGATGTTGTTGATGGTGGTGCTCCACTTAGAGCGGAAGATGGAAGCATTAATGCTCCATTCATCATGCTTACAGAGCAAGTAGGTCGCCTATTCGCAATCGGCGGATTGAATGATGGACCACTTCCAGAGCACTATGAGCCGTGGGAGAGCCCAACAGAAAACGTATTCAATGGTAGACAGACAAATCCTGCACACTATAAAGGTGCTGTTGGTAGCTCGGATGAATATAGAAGTAATCCTAGTGAATATCCAATAATCTGTTCTACATGGCGTGTATGTGAGCACTGGCATTCAGGTGCAACAAGCCGTCATATGCCATGGTTAGCTGAGTTAATGCCTGCTTCATTCGTTGAAATGAGCGAAGATTTAGCTGCTGAAAAAGGTATTGTGAATGGTGAAACAGTTGAAATAGTTAATGCTCGTGGATCAATTAAAGCTGTAGCAATGGTTACACCTCGTAATGCTGACTTTAACATTAATGGTAATAAGACGTATCAGGTCGGTTTAACATGGCACTTTGGTTTCAAAGGACTTGTTACTGGTGACGTTGCAAATGCACTTACACCACATGTTGGTGACGCCAATACTTCGATACCAGAGTACAAAGCATTCCTGGTTGATGTAAGGAAGGTGAGATAATATGACAAGAATGGCGAGATTAATCGATATCACTAGATGTACAGCTTGTAGAGGTTGCCAGGTTGCTTGTAAAAGCTGGAATCAACTAGAAGGAGAAATTGGTGAATTCACTGGTTCGTATCAGTCGCATCATGACAATTCTCCTGGTCGCTGGACAATGATTAAGTTCTACGAGCAGAAGAAAGCTACTGGTCTTGAGTGGCATTTCCGTAAGAACTGCTGCTTACACTGTGGTGATCCTGGTTGTATGAAGGCATGTCCAAACGATGCTATTAGAAAAGCTGACAATGGTGCAGTTATTCGCGTAGAAGAGAATTGTATCGGCTGTGGCTATTGTGTACCACATTGCCCATTCGGTATTCCTAAGATTGATGAAAAAGAAGAGAAGATGAAAAAATGTTCATTCTGCTATGACAGAATTTCAAACAATCTTCAACCTGCATGTGCTAAAACGTGTGTTCCTAAGGCGATTGTCTATGGAACTTGGGAAGATATGTCAAGGTTAGCTGATGAGCGTGTAGTTCAAGCTAGAAACTTGTATCCAAATGCAAGAATTTATGGTAAGGATGAGCTTGGTGGATTAGGTGCTATTTATATCTTACCTGACTCTCCAGATCAGTTTGACTTACCAGTAAATCCAACATTACACCCGACATTAGGACTTTGGAAAGACCTAGTTCATCCGTTTGGAAACTTTATGGTAGGTGCAGCTTTAGCGGCTACAGGACTAGCGTTCTTGTTCTCACGCCGTAAGGTTGTAGGATTGAAGGAAAGTGCTAAGTTGGAAGAAGGAGGCTACTACGATGAGCAAACAAAAAATGATCGTGCGCTTTAGTCCAGTCGTTCGTATTACACACTGGATGTATGCAATCAGTTTCATCATCCTAGCGATTACTGGATACATGCTATTCGGTACAAAGCTAGACTGGATGGCACCGTTATTTGGTGGTATTGAAGGAGCTATGATTGTTCACCGTGTGGCAGCTGTTTTCCTTGTTAGTTCAATTGTAATATCATTACTAATGCGTCCAAAAGAGATGTTAACTTGGTTTAAAGATTGCTTTACATTTACAAAAAATGACTTTGGTTTCTTAGCTACATTCCCTCATAAGTTCATGGGAATTAAGAAAGAAATTCCACCACAAGGATTCTATAACGGTGGAGAAAAAGTTAACTCTTTAATTCAAATTTTCTCTGGAGCAATCCTAATAGTAACAGGTTTCATTATGTGGTTCAGTGATTCATTTAGTGCAGGATTACTAATGTGGGCAATTCCATTGCATGCATTGTTCTTTGCAGTAGCTACTGCTGGAGCTATTGGTCACATCTGGTTAGCATTATTAAACCCAATCTCTAACGAATCGCTTGGAGCTATGACTCATGGTAAAGTATCTGAGAAATACATGATTGAAAACCATGAGCAATGGTACAACGATGTTTATAAAGCTGGAAAAAGTCAATAATAGACTATAAGGCTTCAAAGTAAATATTATATTTAAGAATTACAAATGGGGCTAGATTATCTAGTCCCATTTGTTACATTCTATACAAATAAAGTATTAAGCTTAATTTAAAATAATATTGGACTTATATATAAAAATGATTTTACCTATAATTTGCTATAGGTTATAATAGTAGCAAACAATAGAAAGGGGAAGCACCTTGAATAAAAACAAAAATATTCCTAAGCCTCCAGAGGAAATGGTTGCTTACTATAAAAATCTTGATGAGTTTGTTAGTAATCAAACAAAGAACCTAAAGTTAGTAACAATTAACAAAGTAGAAGGAATCGAGGAATTCCTAAAGAAAATTGGCAAAGAGAGTTCACTGCTTGAAGAAGGCTATGTTCCAATGGATAGTGAACAGGTAGCAAAAAACTTTAATAAACTTGTGGAATTACTTGAAGCAAGTACACCTGAGAATCAACTAGCTAACTCTATAAAGAAGCTAATTGATGAAGATGTTTTCAATCAGAAATTCTGGGATAAACCAATAGAAGAAGTTGAGGAAAGTGTAATTAAGCTTGCTGAAGAAAAAGAGCTTGATGTGCATTCGCTATTGCGTCTCTCTTACTGGGCAATGAGTCCATATTGGCGTGCAGTAGCTAGTGATAATAAAGAAAAAATTACTGATCTGCCTGTAAACTCGAGACCAACATGTCCTGTGTGTGGACAGTTTGCAGACTTTGCTGTACTTGATGAAGACAAGCATGGCAAAAGATATTTAATATGCATACAATGCGATGTTAAATGGCCATACAAGCGTATGGGCTGTAGCTACTGTGGCAATGATGATTATGATAAGCTTGGATACATTGTTTTAGAAGATGTCGAGGGATATAAAATATATCACTGTGAGGAATGTAAGACCTATCTTAAGACTTTTGATCAAAGGGCAGATGTGCCAAGATTGTCAAATAATCAATTGATGGAAAATGTAGAAACACTATTTTTAGATCTTTTAGCAGCAGAAAAAGGCTATTCGCCAATGAAATAGTTAGACGAAATGATTACGATTTCAAATATAATAATACAGAAATAAACCCTTTCTTTTGTCGTGGAAGGGTTTTTGTATTATTTATGCTAGGACTAGCAACCTAATACAGCTATTGCATACCATAAATATAAGCTCCTTTGATTGAGAAAAATTATCATATGACTTTATGACATTATCATAATCATGTCGAGCAAGTGATAGTTTATCGATATCTAGGAAGTTGATTGATTAAGTGGGGGTTTTACTATGTGTGGAATAGCAGGTTGGATTCATTACCAAATGAATCTCGCTGATAATATAGATGTTGTGATAAATGCAATGGGGGAGACATTAATCCCTCGAGGACCTGATGCGAAAGGGAGCTGGGTCTCAGCCCATGCTGCGTTTGCCCATCGGCGTCTAGTTGTTGTTGACCCTGTCGGTGGTGTTCAGCCTATGGTTAAAGAGCACCAAGGAGAAACCTTTGTCCTTATATACAACGGTGAGCTCTACAACACAGAAGATTTAAGAAATATCCTCGAAAACTGTGGTCATATATTTAAGGGACACTCAGATACTGAAGTGTTATTGACTGCATACATTCAGTGGGGAGAGCGCTGCGTAGAGTACTTCAATGGCATATTCGCCTTTGCAATATGGCGCGAACGTAAGCAAACAGTATTTTTAGCTCGAGATCGTCTAGGGGTAAAACCATTATTTTATAGCCTTAAAGGTAATTCGCTTGTGTTTGCATCGGAGTTGAAATCACTGTTAAGTCATCCTGATGTAGAGCCAATAGTAGATCGTTCAGGACTTGCAGAAATAATAGCAATTGGTCCAGCAAGAACGCCTGGCCATGGGGTTTTCAAAAATGTTTATGAGCTAAAACCAGGGCACCTCATGCAGTTCAGTAGAGAAGGAGTACGGACACAGCAATATTGGGCACTAGAATCTAAAAAACATACGCACAGTTTTGAAGAAACAGTAATAAGGGTTAAGACAATATTTGAAGATGCAGTACGAAGGCAACTAGTATCTGATGTACCACTCTGTACACTTTTATCAGGCGGGCTAGACTCAAGTGCAATTACAGCATACGCCCACAGAGCGAGTGTTACTAACGGAATGGGTCCACTTCATACATTCTCAGTAGACTATGAAGATAATGACAAGCATTTTAAACCGAATGAATTTCAACCAAACTCAGATGAACATTTCATTAAACGTGTTAATGAATACCTAGGTAGTAAATCACACTATATACGAATCAAAAACGATAACTTAGTTGAATCGCTACAGAAAGCTGCACTGGCAAGGGACTTACCTGGAATGGCGGATATTGATGGCTCACTTATGCTTTTTAGTCATGAGATTAAAAAGCATGCTACTGTAGCGCTATCTGGGGAATGTGCAGATGAAGTTTTTGGTGGTTATCCTTGGTTTAAAAACCTAGATGATAGACCGCTAGAAATGTTCCCTTGGACCAGAAACCTGTCAGAAAGAATGACGGTTTTCTCGCAAGAAATCACAGACATAATAAAACCAGAGTCCTATATTAAACAGCGATTCCATGAGGCGATGGAGGAGGTGCCAAGGCTTGAAGGTGAGCAAGGGCATGACGAGCGTATAAGGGAGATGTTCTATATAAACCTAACCCGTTGGATGCCAACGCTTTTAGATCGCAAGGATCGCATGAGTATGGCAGAAGGATTAGAGATTCGTGTCCCTTTCTGTGACCATCGCTTAGTTGAGTACCTCTGGAATGTTCCGTGGGAAATGAAGTATTACAATCAAATTGAAAAAGGCTTGTTACGAAAAGCATTAGAGGGTGTGCTACCAGATGACGTTCTCTATCGCAAAAAAAGCCCTTATCCAAAAACTCACGACCCTGCGTATTTAGCAGCTATGAAGGAATGGGTAACAGAAATTATCAACACTCCAAACTCGCCTACTCATCAAATTATTAACTGTAAGAATATCAGATTACTCTTAAATTCAGTATCTCCAAGCTCAAATATGCCCTGGTTCGGCCAGTTAATGAATATGCCACAATTCTTGGCGTATATAGGGCAGCTAGATACATGGATGCGTAAATATAAAGTACAGCTACAACTGTAGCTAAGATAAAAAAGGCTCATTCCTGAGCCTTTTTTTATATAATCATAGGTGGGCAAGCACTCGTTAATCAGCATATTGATAACGTTAAGTATTTCAAAGATGCAAAAGATGCGGTAATCAGTCTCTCCTATCAGACTTGCAAACAGATTTACAAACAAGACTTGCAAATAGTATTAATTAGTATAGCTAAATCCATTTGCGGAAAATTAATTAAGAAGAGATGAATTAATATTACAATAAGTAGAGGTGAAAAAAATGGATTGGCAGGAATTAAACACATTAGGAGACCAGCTTCGTAGTATAGGTCATCGTAGAAGAGAGCTTGCAGAACAAATATATTCTGAAGTGCAAGAAGGAGATCAGCAAGAATCGCGTGAATTATATCAAGAGTTAAGTACCCTTAGTGACGCAGCAATTGATTTAATGAAGCAACAGAAAAAAATGTTTGAAGATAAGATTAATCATTTATCATAGTTTGAAATTACAAAAGACCAGTTCAAATCCTGGTCTTTTGTTCTATTTCGCAAACAAATTTTCTGCTTAATAAATACTTAGTATATAAAGAATGTAATAAAGAAGTTCTTGGTTAAATGTAGAATATTGGTAAAGGTATGCTATAATTGAACAAAGAGGGTGACAAAAGTGGTAAATAGCGAGTTAGTTAAAAGGAAAATAGCTTATATTGATGAATGCATTAAGAAAATTAATAAATATTCTAATTATACTTATCAGCAGTTTGCTCAGGATGATATTGTACAAGATGTCGTGGAGTATAACTTATTCCAAGCTATCAATCTTATGATAGATATTGCGCAACATGTTGTAACTGATGGGGATTTAGGTAAGCCAGAAAAACTGTCTGATGGATTTGAAATACTATTTGCAAAAAAATACATCACTGAGAGACAACTTTTTACTTACAAGAACATGGTTGGATTTCGCAACATAATAGCACACCAATATACAAGTTTAGACAAAAAAATAGTATATACAGCCATGAATGAAAAGGTTAAAGATATAAAGGAATTTGTCAGTTTTGTACTAGAGGATATCATATAATAACAACGCAGAACTGCAAGTAAACGCAAGAAATAGCAATTAAGAATTTGAGAACAGGAAGTAGGTGGTCATATGGTATGCGATTTAATAAAAAAGAAAATAGCTGAATATGACGCCGTCCAATTCGCTTTTATATTTGGCTCTTATGCGATCAATAAGCAATGTGAGGACAGCGACTTAGATGTTGCAATTATGTTAGATAAGCCGTTAGTAGATTTGGAAGATTATTTAAAAATGAAAATGGAGCTAACTGAGTTGACTAAACTAGAGGTAGATTTAGTAGTACTTAACGATGCAGCACCGTTGCTAAAAAAAGAAGTGTTTCAAACAGGAATTCAAATCTATGCAAAATCTCAAACATTTGTTAATGAACAGCGCATCAAAGCTCTATTTGAATATGATGATATGGAGAAGTATTTAGAAGCTTCACATAGAGCACTTAAAGAAAAATACATCTAACGGTGAAAATTGCCTGAAAATTAACTAAAATGAAAATATCTATATAATAAGAGCCATACTACACTGAAAGTTATTCAGAGCAGCATGGCCTTTTCTTTTTATTACTGGTTTGGCGGGAGCGTGTGAGAATCGAACTCACCTGAGACCCTAAAGCCTCACGCACGGTTTTGAAGTTGCTCCCGTATTGCCCCCATATATTCTGTCACTTTTCTTACTAATTGGCCATACTATCTTTAATGGCTTTTTCTACAAACTGATTTAATGATATTCCTTTTGACTTAGCTAATAAATCAGCTTTCCGATGTGCCTCCGGTGATATTCTTACGTTGAAACTACCCTTATATGCTTTATCTGGAGTTTTGCCTAGTTCTTCACACATTTCTAGATAATCATCAACTGCTTCTTGAAATGCTTTTTTTAATTTAATGACAGTATCAGCCTCGAAGCTAATACTATCTTCAATTCCTAAAATTAGACCAAAAAATACTTCATCTGCATCACTATACTCAACCCTAGCATGATATCCTTTGTAAGATAGTAGATTATTCATCGTTATCACCTAACTTTTTTATTATTTTAATAACCTCTACTAACTGATATCTTTTTAAAATATTACCTGGATGTGGTTTGTGTAACCTAATTATCAGATTATGCTGTTGATTGTGAAAAGCAACCCTTGAACCTGATGTCTTGCCCTTAGTATGCTCAATAAATCCTAATGATTTCATTATCTTTTTAAGCTCGCTATAGGTGAAATCCTTTGGCAAACTGTAAAGCCTTTGCAAAAGCTTTTCTATTTTTGTCATTTGCTGCTCCCTATAAATTAATATTTTTACAGTCAAATTCAACAAGACATCATGCAACTATCTGGTAGTTGCTAACACACTATTAATGTATACCAAATTGATTTAAAAGTCAATTAATGGGGGCAAATATTACCCGATATCAATAAATGATTTTATATAACACCTAATAATAAGTTGCAAGAATATAAATCTGTGTTTCTAAGTTTAACATTGTAAAATAGAGCATAAAAAAAAAACCTTGATATATCAAGGTTTGGCGGGAGCGTGTGGGAATCGAACCCACCTGAGACCCTAAAGCCTCACGCACGGTTTTGAAGACCGGGAGGGACACCAGTACCCTATCCGCCCCCACATGTCTAATTAATATATCATATTTTGTGCTAGTGAAACAAGCTGTAATTAATGTAAAAATCACAAATCCGTCATAAAAATATATTAACTGTATATGAATGTAGCAAAAGCTATTTAGTTTTATAGAGGGGAGGTGATAATTAATGAAGAACATAGTTCGGTATAGCTTTGCTATTATTGCCCTTATATTGATATTGACAGGAAATATTTATGCTAGTGAATACCAAGATCATAGAAATGAATGGGGGTTATTTTTAGAAGGAACTAATTTAAACCCTGATGTTGCTCCGATAGACAGTTCATCTGATCTTTTATTACCAATACGGTTTGTAGTAGAGGGGTTAGGTGGCGAAATCGAGTGGAAGCCGCACACGAAAGAGGTCATAGCGCATGTAAACGGGCAGGAATTATATATAATTTTTAATCATAAATCAGGAGCAGCACACTCTGTGAAAGTAAATGGCATGCAATTTAGCAGCAAACAGCACCCTTTACCTGTAATAAAATCTGGAAGGACTATGATAAATGTTGAACTTGTCGAACTTATAACTAAAACGAAGATTGCCCGTGTTGATGGTTTGCGATTGACTAATATTTATAAAGAACAGAAGCAGGAAGAGTTCCAGCTTGAACAATTAGCACTATGTGTTCATAAAGCTGATGAGTACCTTTTTCGAGTCTTTAAAGATAGAACACAACAGGATCGTAAACAATTGGAATCAAGATTAACAAGATACTATTCAAAAGCGATATCCGAGCAAATTATAGAGCATTACTACATTAAAAATGACGAAGGTTTTTATCAAGTGATACCAACGGATAGGCCAATTACGATAGCGCCTGCTAATAATATTGAATCAATAGAACTACAGAGCATTAAGAATTTAAATAATGAAGTTGGGTTAATGTTATATGTGAAAAGAAAGCCAACACTTTTTAGCACTTACAAAGTTCATTCGCAGTATGAGTTTCGCTTACAAAACCAACAATGGATAATAGTTGAAATTATACACCATTTAGTAGACAATAGAGACAGGACAAATGATGGTTATGGAGGCGCAATGAGACTATGAATGAAAAATATAGAATGCTGCCTGCGGTAGGTAAGCTATTACAACACCCTACTATTAAAGAGTGGCAAAAAGAATACCCTTTATCTAAGATATCCCAGGCAGCAGCAAAGCTGATAGACGAGATGCGAGATCGAATCGCCGAGCTGTTGCCTGAAGAATTTGAACAAGAGGCTGTTTTGAATAAGTTAAAAGCAAACCTAGATAATGAGCTTGAGCCTAACTTAAAACGCGTCATAAATGCAACTGGTGTAGTATTACACACTAATCTTGGACGAGCATTGTTATCTGAAGATGCTGTCAATATGGTTGCTCAAGTTGCCCGTTCTTATAATAATTTAGAATTGAATTTAGACACTGGTAAGCGTGGTTCGCGCTACTCCCATGTAGAAGAGCTTATATGTGAGCTTACGGGTGCTGAAGCAGCACTAGTTGTAAACAACAATGCGTCTGCCGTGCTGCTTGTCCTGAGAGAGCTAGGGAGCGGTGGCGAAGTTATTGTTTCCCGTGGTGAACTAGTTGAAATTGGTGGCTCATTTAGGGTGTCGGAAGTAATGAAGGAGAGTAAAGCACAGCTAGTAGAAGTGGGAACTACCAATAAGACGCACCTTTATGATTATGAGGACCATGTAACAGAGCATACTAAATTGCTAATGAAGGTACACACAAGTAATTATCGCATTGTCGGGTTTACGAAGAGTGTTGAATCCGAGGAATTAGTTTCGCTAGGTAGAAAAACTGACATACCTGTATACGAAGACTTAGGCAGTGGCATGCTCTATGATCTTAAGAGTATTGGTGTGGGCGATGAACCGACAGTACAAGAAGTCGTTAAAGCAGGGGTGGACGTAGTCTCTTTTAGTGGAGATAAACTTCTGGGTGGACCACAGGCTGGTATTATAGTAGGAAGAAAAAAATACATTGACCGTATTAAAAAGAACCAACTAAATCGAGCCTTGCGAGTGGACAAGTTTACAGTAGCGGCGTTACAGGCGACATTGCTACATTATGTTAAAGAGGAATACACTAAGATTCCAACCCTACGTATGATTATGGGAACGGAAGATAGTATGTTGGAAAAAGCCAATCTTTTAGCAGAACAGATAAAAGCAGTTAGTAATAGCATTGAAGTTGAAGTCCAGCCAGGTTTTTCGCAAATCGGTGGTGGAGCCTTACCTTTAGAGCAAATGCCTACTTATGTAGTGGCTTTATCCTTTGCTGATACGACAATTGCAAGGGCGGTTGAACTAATGCGTGAGGCGAGCTATCCAATAATGCCAAGGGTATCGAAGGAACAAATTCTACTTGATGTAAGAACAATTGCTGACGAAGAGTTTAGTGAGGTTGTTATCAGCATAAAAGAAATTATCGAAAAAACAACTACCAGAGAGGTGTAAGGATGACTACAGAAACAGTAAAACTAACTTCATTATCGACAAAAGCAGGCTGAGGCTGTAAAATCGGCCCTGCCGAACTGGCGCAAGTATTGTGTCATTTACCGCCAAATCTTGAAGATCCGAATTTGTTAGTAGGTATAGATTACTCTGATGATGCTGGAGTTTATCGACTAACGGACGAGCTTGCCTTAATACAAACCCTTGATTATTTCACTCCAGTAGTCGATGATCCTTATATGTTTGGACAAATTGCTGCAGCCAATGCACTTAGTGATGTTTATGCTATGGGCGGAAAACCAATAACAGCAATGAATATCGTAGGCTTTCAAGTTAAGAAAATAGGTGCCCATGTCTTAGCGGATATTCTCCGTGGCGGTGCAGATAAGGTTAGAGAAGCTGGAGCTGTTATTGTAGGCGGTCATTCTATCGATGATGCCGAGCCTAAGTATGGACTATCTGTTACGGGTATTTGTCATCCACAAAAGTACTGGGCTAATAAGGGCGCTAAAGTAGGCGATGTCGTAATCCTTACGAAGCCAATTGGCGTAGGTATCATTACGACTGCTATTAAGCGAAATCGTACATCTGACGAAGACGTGCAACGGGTAACGGAGGCAATGGCAACTTTAAATAAGATAGCTAGTGAGGTTCTGCAGCAGTATGAAATATCTGCGTGCACGGATATTACTGGATTTGGTCTACTAGGACATGCCTATGAGATGGCTAAAGCAAGCGATGTAGCCATAGAGATTACTGCTAAAGAAGTCCCAGTACTAGATAATACATTGATCTTCGCACGGGAAGGTATAGTACCAGGTGGAACAAAAGCAAATCATCAGTGGCTTGGTGAATGTGTTAAGTATGATGAACACATTACAATGGATATGCAATACACCTTATGTGACGCAAT
This window encodes:
- a CDS encoding stalk domain-containing protein, producing MKNIVRYSFAIIALILILTGNIYASEYQDHRNEWGLFLEGTNLNPDVAPIDSSSDLLLPIRFVVEGLGGEIEWKPHTKEVIAHVNGQELYIIFNHKSGAAHSVKVNGMQFSSKQHPLPVIKSGRTMINVELVELITKTKIARVDGLRLTNIYKEQKQEEFQLEQLALCVHKADEYLFRVFKDRTQQDRKQLESRLTRYYSKAISEQIIEHYYIKNDEGFYQVIPTDRPITIAPANNIESIELQSIKNLNNEVGLMLYVKRKPTLFSTYKVHSQYEFRLQNQQWIIVEIIHHLVDNRDRTNDGYGGAMRL
- the selA gene encoding L-seryl-tRNA(Sec) selenium transferase, whose amino-acid sequence is MNEKYRMLPAVGKLLQHPTIKEWQKEYPLSKISQAAAKLIDEMRDRIAELLPEEFEQEAVLNKLKANLDNELEPNLKRVINATGVVLHTNLGRALLSEDAVNMVAQVARSYNNLELNLDTGKRGSRYSHVEELICELTGAEAALVVNNNASAVLLVLRELGSGGEVIVSRGELVEIGGSFRVSEVMKESKAQLVEVGTTNKTHLYDYEDHVTEHTKLLMKVHTSNYRIVGFTKSVESEELVSLGRKTDIPVYEDLGSGMLYDLKSIGVGDEPTVQEVVKAGVDVVSFSGDKLLGGPQAGIIVGRKKYIDRIKKNQLNRALRVDKFTVAALQATLLHYVKEEYTKIPTLRMIMGTEDSMLEKANLLAEQIKAVSNSIEVEVQPGFSQIGGGALPLEQMPTYVVALSFADTTIARAVELMREASYPIMPRVSKEQILLDVRTIADEEFSEVVISIKEIIEKTTTREV
- the selD gene encoding selenide, water dikinase SelD, whose amino-acid sequence is MTTETVKLTSLSTKAGUGCKIGPAELAQVLCHLPPNLEDPNLLVGIDYSDDAGVYRLTDELALIQTLDYFTPVVDDPYMFGQIAAANALSDVYAMGGKPITAMNIVGFQVKKIGAHVLADILRGGADKVREAGAVIVGGHSIDDAEPKYGLSVTGICHPQKYWANKGAKVGDVVILTKPIGVGIITTAIKRNRTSDEDVQRVTEAMATLNKIASEVLQQYEISACTDITGFGLLGHAYEMAKASDVAIEITAKEVPVLDNTLIFAREGIVPGGTKANHQWLGECVKYDEHITMDMQYTLCDAITSGGLFASLNSEDAERAIEELRKQNIDAKIIGKVIEKRDELNIFVK
- a CDS encoding type II toxin-antitoxin system HicA family toxin, whose protein sequence is MTKIEKLLQRLYSLPKDFTYSELKKIMKSLGFIEHTKGKTSGSRVAFHNQQHNLIIRLHKPHPGNILKRYQLVEVIKIIKKLGDNDE